The following proteins come from a genomic window of Hoplias malabaricus isolate fHopMal1 chromosome 15, fHopMal1.hap1, whole genome shotgun sequence:
- the spout1 gene encoding putative methyltransferase C9orf114 homolog, with translation MSEGPEKKKQKMSSGEGENKVNWRKLKAEKKEQKKMLKEKKLIQQLEKHSVVKEVKEKPQEQKDQGRLYTVSVALPGSVLDNAQSPELRTYLAGQIARACAVFCVDEVVIFDEEGEDNRTVEGEFTGVGKKGHACVQLARILQYLECPQYLRKVFFPKHPDLQFAGLLNPLDSPHHMRVDEEAEYREGVVVDRPCKAGKGSFVNCGMRKEVQIDKQLQPGLRVTVQLHKSQNTDSKVYKGVVVAPHVPRTEGGLYWGYSVRLASCLSAVMTECPFKDGYDLTIGTSEKGSDVDHISLSSFRHMLVVFGGLQGLEASVEADPNLDVNDPSLLFDLYLNTCPRQGSRTIRTEEAILISLSSLRQKIAAVPSDQAKG, from the exons ATGTCTGAGGGACCTgagaagaagaagcagaaaatgtccTCGGGAGAA GGCGAAAATAAAGTGAACTGGAGGAAGCTGAAAGCAGAAA AGAAGGAACAGAAGAAGATGTTGAAGGAGAAGAAGCTGATCCAGCAGTTGGAGAAACACTCTGTGGTGAAGGAGGTAAAGGAAAAGCCACAGGAGCAGAAAGATCAAG GTCGTCTGTACACTGTGAGTGTCGCTCTGCCTGGCTCTGTGTTGGACAACGCCCAGTCTCCCGAGCTGAGGACATACCTGGCCGGACAGATTGCTCGGGCCTGTGCTGTGTTCTGTGTGGACGAGGTGGTCATATTTGATGAGGAGGGGGAGGATAACAG gACAGTGGAGGGGGAGTTTACAGGTGTGGGCAAGAAAGGTCATGCCTGTGTTCAACTGGCCAGGATTCTGCAGTACCTGGAGTGTCCACA GTACTTGAGGAAAGTGTTCTTTCCCAAACACCCTGACCTGCAGTTCGCTG GATTGCTGAATCCTCTGGACAGCCCCCATCACATGAGGGTCGATGAGGAAGCGGAATATCGAGAGGGAGTGGTGGTGGACAGACCATGTAAAGCAGGAAAGGGATCTTTTGTCAACTGTGGAATGAGGaag GAAGTTCAGATTGATAAACAGCTTCAGCCTGGACTGAGAGTGACTGTACAACTTCATAAGAGCCAGAACACAG aCAGCAAGGTATACAAGGGAGTGGTTGTGGCTCCTCATGTTCCCAGAACAGAAGGTGGACTGTACTGGGGCTACAGCGTCCGTCTGGCCTCTTGCCTTA gtgctgTGATGACAGAGTGTCCGTTTAAAGATGGATATGATCTGACAATTGGGACTTCAGAGAAGGGCAGTGATGTTGACCACATTTCTCTGTCTTCCTTCAG ACACATGTTGGTGGTGTTTGGGGGGCTCCAGGGTCTCGAGGCGAGTGTGGAGGCAGATCCCAATCTGGATGTGAATGACCCCAGCCTGCTATTTGACCTCTACCTCAATACCTGCCCAAGACAAGGCAGCCGCACCATCCGCACTGAG GAGGCCATACTGATCTCCCTGTCCTCACTACGGCAAAAGATTGCTGCTGTACCATCAGACCAGGCTAAAGGATAA
- the st6galnac6 gene encoding alpha-N-acetylgalactosaminide alpha-2,6-sialyltransferase 6 isoform X2, which yields MKMSRFHTSINATNLKKWARKEGYIPVYGNKSLTLHCQQCAMVTSSSHVLGSNAGEEIDRAECVIRMNDAPVSGFESDVGNRTSLRVVAHSSVFRVIRKPQEFLNRSENLSIIFWGPPSKISRDAKGTLYRLIQKVSTTYSNLSTFTISPSKMRKFDMLFQEETGRDRQKSHSWLSTGWFTMVIAIEICDSIKVYGMVPPNYCGRHPQPKRMPYHYYKPRGPDECLTYLQNERGHRGNHHRFITEKQVFSHWAKLYNITFKNPTW from the exons ATGAAAATGAGCAGGTTCCACACCTCCATCAATGCCACAAACCTGAAGAAATGGGCCAGAAAAGAAGGCTACATCCCTGTCTACGGCAACAAG AGTTTGACCCTGCACTGTCAGCAATGTGCTATGGTGACGAGTTCCAGCCATGTGCTGGGTAGTAATGCTGGGGAGGAGATTGATCGTGCCGAGTGTGTGATCCGCATGAATGATGCCCCTGTCTCTGGGTTTGAGTCAGACGTTGGGAACCGCACCAGCCTTCGTGTGGTGGCCCACTCCAGTGTGTTCCGGGTGATTCGCAAGCCACAGGAGTTCCTCAACCGTTCTGAAAACCTGTCCATCATCTTCTGGGGCCCACCGTCCAAGATCAGCCGGGATGCCAAAGGAACTCTGTACAGGCTGATCCAGAAGGTCAGCACGACCTACAGCAACCTGTCCACCTTCACCATCTCCCCTAGCAAGATGCGCAAGTTCGACATGCTCTTTCAGGAGGAGACCGGCAGAGACAG ACAGAAGTCTCATTCGTGGCTGAGTACTGGATGGTTCACCATGGTCATTGCCATCGAGATCTGTGACAGCATTAAGGTTTATGGGATGGTGCCTCCCAACTACTGTGG GAGACACCCTCAGCCCAAACGGATGCCATACCACTACTACAAACCGCGAGGGCCGGACGAGTGTTTGACATACCTGCAGAACGAGAGGGGGCACCGTGGAAACCACCATCGCTTCATCACAGAGAAACAGGTGTTTTCTCACTGGGCCAAGCTCTACAACATCACCTTCAAAAACCCAACCTGGTGA
- the tor1 gene encoding torsin family 1 isoform X2, translating to MRAARWWLFLRCLALSGAAVEAFEPVSTAVVAGMGAAALGRKLYQYLYETCDQTWVSFNSSGFEEALQTKLFGQHVASRVVLKAVTGFMNNTNPKKPLVLSLHGWTGTGKNFVSQLIAESIYRQGMSSGFVHLFTATAHFPHEMNLELYKTQLQQWIKGNVTNCPRSMFIFDEMDKMHPGLIDSIKPYLDFYETLDGVSYRQAIFIFLSNAGGENIVQVALDFWTRGRDREEIELKHLETALSLSVFNNKNSGFWHTSLIDKNLVDFFVPFLPLEYKHVVQCGLAEMAAKGRTPDREVVDLMAHDLNYFPKEERVFSMQGCKIISSRLDFYM from the exons ATGAGAGCGGCGCGCTGGTGGCTGTTCCTGCGCTGCCTAGCGCTGTCGGGCGCCGCGGTGGAGGCCTTTGAGCCGGTGAGCACCGCCGTCGTGGCGGGGATGGGAGCCGCGGCTCTCGGGAGGAAGCTCTACCAGTATTTGTACGAGACCTGCGACCAGACCTGGGTCTCCTTCAACTCCTCCG GCTTTGAGGAGGCCCTGCAGACGAAGCTGTTTGGGCAGCATGTGGCTTCTCGGGTCGTTCTGAAGGCCGTGACGGGTTTCATGAACAACACGAACCCGAAGAAGCCGCTGGTCTTGTCCCTGCATGGCTGGACTGGTACCGGCAAGAACTTTGTAAGTCAGCTGATCGCAGAGAGCATTTACCGCCAAGGAATGTCCAGCGGATTTGTGCATTTGTTCACAGCCACAGCGCACTTTCCTCACGAGATGAACCTGGAGCTGTACAAG ACACAGCTGCAGCAGTGGATAAAGGGTAATGTCACAAACTGCCCTCGCTCCATGTTCATATTTGATGAGATGGATAAGATGCACCCCGGTCTGATTGACAGCATAAAGCCGTACCTAGACTTCTATGAAACCCTGGATGGTGTTTCCTACAGACAGGCCATCTTCATCTTCCTCAG TAATGCAGGAGGGGAGAACATAGTGCAGGTGGCTTTGGATTTCTGGACAAGAGGACGAGATCGAGAGGAGATTGAGCTGAAGCATTTGGAGACGGCCTTGTCACTTTCTGTCTTTAACAACAAGAACA GTGGTTTCTGGCACACTAGTTTAATAGACAAGAACCTTGTGGATTTCTTTGTGCCCTTCCTTCCTCTGGAGTACAAGCACGTAGTGCAGTGCGGCCTGGCTGAAATGGCCGCTAAAGGCCGGACTCCCGACAGAGAAGTGGTGGACCTCATGGCTCATGACCTGAACTACTTCCCCAAAGAGGAGCGAGTGTTCTCCATGCAGGGCTGCAAGATCATCTCCAGCAGACTGGACTTCTACATGTAG
- the nsa2 gene encoding ribosome biogenesis protein NSA2 homolog codes for MPQNEHIELHRKRHGYRLDHHEKKRKKESREAHERSHKAKKLIGLKAKLYHKQRHAEKIQMKKTIKMHEKRRSKQKDDEKTPEGAVPAYLLDREGQSRAKVLSNMIKQKRKEKAGKWEVPLPKVRAQGETEVLKVVRTGKRQKKAWKRMVTKVCFVGDGFTRKPPKYERFIRPMGLRFKKAHVTHPELKATFCLPILGVKKNPSSPLYTTLGVITKGTVIEVNVSELGLVTQGGKVIWGKYAQVTNNPENDGCINAVLLV; via the exons ATG CCTCAAAACGAGCACATTGAGCTACACCGTAAACGCCATGGCTACCGGCTGGACCACCatgagaagaagaggaagaaggagaGCCGTGAGGCACATGAGCGCTCACACAAAGCCAAGAAGCTGATTGGTCTGAAAGCCAAGCTCTACCACAAACAGAGACATGCCGAGAAGATTCAGATGAAGAAAAC caTTAAGATGCACGAAAAGAGACGAAGCAAACAGAAAGATGATGAAAAGACTCCAGAGGGGGCAGTGCCAGCTTACTTGCTGGACAGAGAGGGCCAGTCTCGGGCTAAAGTTCTCTCCAACATGATCAAACagaagaggaaggagaaggCT GGAAAATGGGAAGTGCCGCTGCCAAAGGTTCGAGCTCAGGGTGAGACAGAAGTTCTGAAAGTGGTCCGCACTGGAAAGCGACAGAAGAAAGCCTGGAAGAGGATGGTCACCAAAGTCTGCTTCGTAGGAGATGGCTTCACTCGCAAACCGCCAAAATACGAGCGCTTCATCAGGCCCATG GGTTTGAGGTTTAAGAAAGCTCATGTCACTCACCCAGAGCTAAAAGCCACATTCTGTCTGCCCATCTTGGGAGTGAAGAAGAACCCTTCCTCACCTCTTTACACCACCCTTGGGGTCATCACAAAGGGAACAGTCATCGAAGTCAACGTCAGCGAGCTTGGGCTGGTCACACAGGGCGGGAAGGTCATCTGGG GTAAATACGCTCAGGTGACTAACAACCCGGAAAACGACGGCTGCATCAATGCTGTGCTGCTGGTGTAA
- the tor1 gene encoding torsin family 1 isoform X1, with product MRLTWSLTLLLWGCLIAGAIEPISTSIAVGIAAAVTGFLARYQNVLYYFHECCRPEWISYNRTGFEEALQTKLFGQHVASRVVLKAVTGFMNNTNPKKPLVLSLHGWTGTGKNFVSQLIAESIYRQGMSSGFVHLFTATAHFPHEMNLELYKTQLQQWIKGNVTNCPRSMFIFDEMDKMHPGLIDSIKPYLDFYETLDGVSYRQAIFIFLSNAGGENIVQVALDFWTRGRDREEIELKHLETALSLSVFNNKNSGFWHTSLIDKNLVDFFVPFLPLEYKHVVQCGLAEMAAKGRTPDREVVDLMAHDLNYFPKEERVFSMQGCKIISSRLDFYM from the exons ATGCGGCTAACCTGGAGCCTGACCCTGCTGCTCTGGGGCTGCCTGATCGCCGGAGCCATAGAGCCCATCTCCACCAGCATCGCCGTGGGGATAGCGGCCGCCGTTACCGGCTTCCTGGCTCGGTATCAGAACGTGCTGTACTACTTTCACGAGTGTTGCAGACCAGAGTGGATCTCGTATAACAGAACAG GCTTTGAGGAGGCCCTGCAGACGAAGCTGTTTGGGCAGCATGTGGCTTCTCGGGTCGTTCTGAAGGCCGTGACGGGTTTCATGAACAACACGAACCCGAAGAAGCCGCTGGTCTTGTCCCTGCATGGCTGGACTGGTACCGGCAAGAACTTTGTAAGTCAGCTGATCGCAGAGAGCATTTACCGCCAAGGAATGTCCAGCGGATTTGTGCATTTGTTCACAGCCACAGCGCACTTTCCTCACGAGATGAACCTGGAGCTGTACAAG ACACAGCTGCAGCAGTGGATAAAGGGTAATGTCACAAACTGCCCTCGCTCCATGTTCATATTTGATGAGATGGATAAGATGCACCCCGGTCTGATTGACAGCATAAAGCCGTACCTAGACTTCTATGAAACCCTGGATGGTGTTTCCTACAGACAGGCCATCTTCATCTTCCTCAG TAATGCAGGAGGGGAGAACATAGTGCAGGTGGCTTTGGATTTCTGGACAAGAGGACGAGATCGAGAGGAGATTGAGCTGAAGCATTTGGAGACGGCCTTGTCACTTTCTGTCTTTAACAACAAGAACA GTGGTTTCTGGCACACTAGTTTAATAGACAAGAACCTTGTGGATTTCTTTGTGCCCTTCCTTCCTCTGGAGTACAAGCACGTAGTGCAGTGCGGCCTGGCTGAAATGGCCGCTAAAGGCCGGACTCCCGACAGAGAAGTGGTGGACCTCATGGCTCATGACCTGAACTACTTCCCCAAAGAGGAGCGAGTGTTCTCCATGCAGGGCTGCAAGATCATCTCCAGCAGACTGGACTTCTACATGTAG
- the st6galnac6 gene encoding alpha-N-acetylgalactosaminide alpha-2,6-sialyltransferase 6 isoform X1: protein MGLRLVEKGHHSQRMAVFGAVFIITTLLILYSSNTGNEPYWTMKMSRFHTSINATNLKKWARKEGYIPVYGNKSLTLHCQQCAMVTSSSHVLGSNAGEEIDRAECVIRMNDAPVSGFESDVGNRTSLRVVAHSSVFRVIRKPQEFLNRSENLSIIFWGPPSKISRDAKGTLYRLIQKVSTTYSNLSTFTISPSKMRKFDMLFQEETGRDRQKSHSWLSTGWFTMVIAIEICDSIKVYGMVPPNYCGRHPQPKRMPYHYYKPRGPDECLTYLQNERGHRGNHHRFITEKQVFSHWAKLYNITFKNPTW from the exons ATGGGGCTGCGCTTGGTGGAAAAG GGACATCACAGCCAGCGGATGGCTGTCTTTGGGGCAGTCTTCATCATCACAACCCTCCTTATCCTTTACAGCTCCAACACCGGTAATGAGCCTTACTGGACAATGAAAATGAGCAGGTTCCACACCTCCATCAATGCCACAAACCTGAAGAAATGGGCCAGAAAAGAAGGCTACATCCCTGTCTACGGCAACAAG AGTTTGACCCTGCACTGTCAGCAATGTGCTATGGTGACGAGTTCCAGCCATGTGCTGGGTAGTAATGCTGGGGAGGAGATTGATCGTGCCGAGTGTGTGATCCGCATGAATGATGCCCCTGTCTCTGGGTTTGAGTCAGACGTTGGGAACCGCACCAGCCTTCGTGTGGTGGCCCACTCCAGTGTGTTCCGGGTGATTCGCAAGCCACAGGAGTTCCTCAACCGTTCTGAAAACCTGTCCATCATCTTCTGGGGCCCACCGTCCAAGATCAGCCGGGATGCCAAAGGAACTCTGTACAGGCTGATCCAGAAGGTCAGCACGACCTACAGCAACCTGTCCACCTTCACCATCTCCCCTAGCAAGATGCGCAAGTTCGACATGCTCTTTCAGGAGGAGACCGGCAGAGACAG ACAGAAGTCTCATTCGTGGCTGAGTACTGGATGGTTCACCATGGTCATTGCCATCGAGATCTGTGACAGCATTAAGGTTTATGGGATGGTGCCTCCCAACTACTGTGG GAGACACCCTCAGCCCAAACGGATGCCATACCACTACTACAAACCGCGAGGGCCGGACGAGTGTTTGACATACCTGCAGAACGAGAGGGGGCACCGTGGAAACCACCATCGCTTCATCACAGAGAAACAGGTGTTTTCTCACTGGGCCAAGCTCTACAACATCACCTTCAAAAACCCAACCTGGTGA